A genomic region of uncultured Roseibium sp. contains the following coding sequences:
- a CDS encoding proline/glycine betaine ABC transporter permease — MTDETDFRKPITEFAGPNGDYYADVFLKIQKAQLPRFHFNRAALAGSFVWATLRGNWLLFTIGFVVDLVALINLALVYKYSKAAADNADKAYLVERYEGWSQTHLIGAIVVFILGRLLFAWLADRLYAKQYERWRISHAVNSNFLPSRLVIALLISVLVLPIMLYRSTQFAPDERACIRQDRAIAQGEEVAFKAKFDCLIIGEFPTLFWIQRPDEISYPRDDNGNRIVLRTPPAEDAPPVNLNTYTAQTIDDGIGYLTVFHGAFFDGITRFLRGMLSAITSVFVGTPWPVTMCVLLFVAYKMAGTRTAIFVGASLIYLALFGFWQTAMDTLSLVVAASIICVVVGLPLGIWVGKSSRGQTIITPILDVMQTIPSFVYLLPAIAFFSIGKPPAILATVIFAMPPMVRLTALGLRQVAENTREAALAFGANPRQLLLKVELPLALPSIMAGINQVVMMSLSMVVIAALIGAGGMGYVVTEALENTETGRGVLAGVGIALLAMMIDRVVQKANANRQ, encoded by the coding sequence ATGACCGATGAAACGGATTTCCGCAAACCGATCACCGAATTCGCCGGACCGAATGGCGACTATTACGCAGATGTGTTTCTGAAGATCCAGAAGGCGCAACTGCCGAGGTTTCACTTCAACCGGGCTGCCCTCGCCGGCAGTTTTGTGTGGGCCACCCTGCGCGGAAACTGGCTGTTGTTCACGATCGGGTTTGTCGTCGATCTCGTCGCGCTGATCAATCTCGCGCTGGTCTACAAGTATTCGAAGGCGGCAGCCGACAATGCGGACAAGGCCTATTTGGTGGAGCGTTATGAAGGCTGGTCCCAGACCCATCTGATCGGGGCGATCGTGGTTTTCATTCTTGGGCGGCTGCTGTTCGCCTGGCTGGCGGACCGGCTCTATGCCAAGCAATACGAAAGATGGCGCATATCGCATGCGGTCAACAGCAATTTCCTGCCGTCCCGCCTTGTGATCGCGCTGTTGATTTCCGTGCTCGTGCTTCCGATCATGCTGTACCGGAGCACGCAGTTCGCGCCGGATGAGCGTGCCTGCATCCGCCAGGACCGCGCCATCGCGCAGGGCGAGGAGGTCGCGTTCAAGGCAAAATTCGACTGCCTGATCATCGGTGAATTCCCGACGCTTTTCTGGATCCAGCGTCCCGACGAGATTTCGTATCCGCGTGACGACAACGGCAACCGGATCGTGTTGCGGACGCCACCCGCCGAGGACGCGCCTCCGGTCAATCTCAATACCTACACGGCGCAAACCATCGATGACGGGATCGGATACCTGACCGTTTTCCACGGTGCGTTTTTCGACGGGATCACGCGGTTCCTGCGCGGCATGCTGAGCGCGATCACATCCGTCTTCGTCGGCACGCCCTGGCCCGTCACCATGTGTGTCCTGCTTTTCGTCGCCTACAAGATGGCGGGAACACGAACGGCGATCTTCGTCGGTGCCTCGCTGATCTATCTGGCGCTGTTCGGCTTCTGGCAGACGGCCATGGATACGCTGTCGCTGGTGGTCGCGGCCTCGATCATCTGCGTTGTTGTCGGACTGCCGCTGGGGATCTGGGTCGGCAAATCAAGCCGGGGGCAGACCATCATCACGCCGATCCTCGATGTGATGCAGACGATCCCGTCTTTCGTCTACCTGCTTCCAGCGATCGCCTTCTTCTCGATCGGCAAGCCGCCCGCGATCCTCGCAACCGTGATCTTCGCCATGCCGCCGATGGTGCGGTTGACGGCGCTCGGGCTCCGGCAGGTGGCGGAGAACACCCGCGAGGCTGCACTCGCGTTCGGCGCAAACCCCCGGCAGCTGCTGTTGAAGGTGGAGCTGCCGCTGGCCCTTCCATCCATCATGGCCGGGATCAACCAGGTCGTGATGATGAGCCTCTCCATGGTGGTTATCGCCGCGCTCATCGGCGCTGGCGGCATGGGCTACGTGGTGACCGAGGCGCTTGAAAATACCGAGACCGGACGCGGCGTTCTCGCCGGCGTAGGAATTGCCCTGTTGGCCATGATGATCGACCGGGTGGTGCAAAAGGCGAATGCAAATCGCCAATAA
- a CDS encoding betaine/proline/choline family ABC transporter ATP-binding protein (Members of the family are the ATP-binding subunit of ABC transporters for substrates such as betaine, L-proline or other amino acids, choline, carnitine, etc. The substrate specificity is best determined from the substrate-binding subunit, rather than this subunit, as it interacts with the permease subunit and not with substrate directly.): MTGTAKEGVVVTQNVWKIFGPRAQEAMDAVRRENLSKAEVLERYQAVVGVRDVSISVGEGEIFCIMGLSGSGKSTLVRHINRLIEPTGGDILINGVNVGELNAEDLRIMRADKIGMVFQNMALLPHRSVRDNIAFALELRNVDAFTRRQVADRVIELVSLQGYGDRMPSELSGGMQQRVGLARAMAADPDILLMDEPFSALDPLIRRGLQDEFLELSRTMKKTTLFITHDLDEAIRMGNRIAIMKDGEIVQTGTPEEIVTKPADDYVADFVAGISKLKLIFAHTVMRPVAQYEASGASLPGLDACPQATPDDDLDVLIARSVGQDNPIVIMSDDKPVGVVTKDDLLRGMQGEV; encoded by the coding sequence GTGACTGGTACAGCTAAAGAAGGCGTGGTCGTCACGCAGAATGTCTGGAAGATCTTCGGCCCGCGCGCCCAGGAGGCGATGGACGCCGTGAGGCGCGAAAACCTGTCGAAAGCCGAGGTGCTTGAGCGGTATCAGGCGGTTGTCGGTGTCCGGGACGTGTCCATTTCGGTCGGCGAGGGCGAGATCTTCTGCATCATGGGGCTTTCCGGGTCGGGCAAGTCGACGCTGGTGCGCCATATCAACCGTCTGATCGAGCCCACGGGCGGCGATATTCTGATCAACGGTGTCAATGTCGGCGAACTCAACGCGGAAGATCTGCGCATCATGCGGGCGGACAAGATCGGCATGGTGTTCCAGAACATGGCGCTGCTGCCGCACCGGTCGGTGCGCGACAACATCGCCTTTGCGCTTGAACTCAGGAATGTCGACGCCTTCACACGCAGGCAGGTCGCGGACCGGGTCATCGAACTTGTCAGTCTCCAGGGCTATGGCGACAGGATGCCGAGCGAATTGTCCGGCGGCATGCAGCAGCGCGTCGGACTGGCGCGCGCCATGGCGGCCGATCCGGATATCCTGCTGATGGATGAACCGTTTTCCGCGCTCGACCCGCTCATCCGCCGCGGTCTTCAGGACGAGTTTCTGGAACTGTCCAGAACGATGAAGAAGACGACGCTGTTCATCACTCACGACCTCGACGAGGCGATCCGGATGGGAAACCGGATCGCGATCATGAAGGATGGCGAGATCGTCCAGACCGGGACGCCCGAGGAAATCGTCACCAAACCGGCCGACGACTATGTCGCCGACTTCGTGGCCGGGATCTCGAAGCTGAAGCTCATTTTCGCGCACACGGTCATGCGGCCGGTTGCTCAATACGAGGCAAGCGGGGCGTCGCTGCCCGGTCTCGACGCCTGTCCGCAGGCAACGCCCGACGACGATCTGGACGTCCTCATTGCGCGGTCGGTCGGCCAGGACAATCCGATCGTCATCATGAGCGACGACAAACCGGTGGGTGTCGTCACCAAGGACGACTTGCTTCGCGGCATGCAGGGGGAGGTCTGA
- a CDS encoding DUF1989 domain-containing protein: MRAETDHSAIRQVYRGLKEPVFFQLQVAWGCVETVDVPAGSLISVTNVDGGGRVLLTARGAEDRHFTTRTLDVPASEGIGENPGAFDRQMLASLAESRGSSLDLARYHSIFDGSSLPGDQFVTRALEETSLYVIAPMDDDYVAGGGGSSFTVRIKPPEGRPQDSWLPPPLGKVRDEWRVARGSAKAYEVKKGQFIQIIDVEGQQCSDFMAMCARNLEAGRERYIDSTVSRTKTHGAYPLPGLFDKFYDQDINPLLSVRQDTVGRHDTFALACTANGYEERGFPGHLNCSDNISAAFSPFGIGKRAAWPAINFFFNSWIDWSEHGLVSDEAWSRPGDYVAMQALTDLVCVSTACPDDIDPINGWNPTDVHVRIYEEDTSITHSVSWRSQPEDSAKLTRQSAFHPRTSQLTSRFVASRDLWVPARFDGTGAVEEYWACKNAATLQDMSGLYKFDVVGPDAEALLQACLTRDVSKLSLHRGFYALVCDERGSVLDDGTLFRIEQHAFRWCCGSENSALHLREQAEALSLNARVLSPGNRLVNLAIQGPKSRDILRDLVVTQATRPALDALKWFGFTIGRLAEPSGPSVMVSRSGFTGELGYEIFCDQDDALTVWDLVMEAGAPHGLVPMGSEALAMLRIEAGLMVAGAEFGPDSDALESGLGFAVDFKKKDFIGRAALERNATAPRRTLVGLTFTGSEAPVHGDRIFAGREQVGVVTSGTYSPELGHAIAMARIAVENAEAGGTLEAGKLDGHMKRLPCTVVDLPFLDPKREKARA; the protein is encoded by the coding sequence ATGAGAGCCGAGACCGACCACAGCGCTATCCGTCAGGTCTACCGGGGCCTGAAAGAGCCGGTGTTCTTCCAGCTGCAGGTTGCCTGGGGCTGCGTCGAAACAGTCGATGTTCCGGCGGGATCCCTGATTTCCGTAACCAATGTCGACGGGGGCGGGCGCGTGCTGCTGACAGCGCGGGGCGCGGAAGACAGGCACTTCACGACGCGGACGCTCGATGTACCGGCTTCCGAAGGTATTGGCGAAAACCCAGGTGCGTTTGACCGGCAGATGCTGGCCTCGCTTGCTGAATCGCGCGGCAGCAGCCTGGACCTTGCCCGCTACCATTCGATCTTTGACGGCAGTTCCTTGCCCGGTGACCAGTTCGTCACCAGAGCGCTGGAGGAGACGAGCCTCTATGTCATCGCGCCCATGGACGACGACTATGTCGCGGGCGGTGGCGGGTCCAGTTTCACGGTCAGAATCAAACCGCCGGAAGGGCGTCCGCAGGATAGTTGGCTGCCGCCACCGCTCGGCAAGGTCAGGGACGAGTGGCGAGTCGCAAGAGGCTCCGCCAAGGCCTATGAGGTCAAGAAGGGCCAGTTCATCCAGATCATCGATGTCGAGGGACAGCAGTGTTCCGACTTCATGGCCATGTGCGCTCGAAATCTCGAGGCCGGGCGTGAGCGTTACATCGATTCGACCGTGTCACGCACGAAGACGCACGGCGCCTATCCGCTTCCGGGTCTGTTCGACAAGTTTTACGACCAGGATATCAATCCGCTCCTGTCCGTGCGCCAGGACACGGTCGGCAGGCACGACACGTTCGCGCTTGCCTGCACGGCCAACGGATATGAAGAGCGCGGGTTCCCCGGGCACCTGAACTGTTCGGACAATATCAGTGCGGCTTTTTCCCCCTTCGGTATCGGCAAGCGTGCGGCCTGGCCCGCGATCAACTTTTTCTTCAACTCCTGGATCGACTGGTCGGAGCACGGACTTGTCAGCGACGAGGCCTGGTCGCGGCCGGGCGACTACGTGGCGATGCAGGCATTGACTGATCTTGTCTGCGTATCAACGGCCTGTCCGGACGACATCGATCCGATCAACGGCTGGAACCCGACGGATGTTCACGTCAGGATCTACGAGGAGGATACCTCGATTACACATTCGGTATCATGGCGCTCGCAGCCCGAGGATAGCGCGAAGCTGACCCGCCAATCCGCCTTTCATCCGCGCACGTCGCAATTGACCAGCCGCTTCGTTGCCTCGCGTGATCTTTGGGTGCCCGCGCGTTTCGATGGCACCGGCGCGGTGGAAGAATACTGGGCCTGCAAAAACGCCGCGACCCTCCAGGACATGTCGGGCCTTTACAAATTCGACGTCGTCGGGCCTGACGCAGAAGCCTTGCTGCAGGCCTGCCTGACGCGGGACGTTTCGAAGCTGTCGCTGCATCGCGGTTTCTACGCGCTCGTCTGCGATGAGCGCGGCAGTGTTCTGGATGACGGGACGCTCTTCCGCATCGAGCAACATGCCTTCCGCTGGTGTTGCGGCTCGGAGAACTCGGCGCTGCATCTGCGCGAACAGGCGGAAGCGCTGTCGCTCAATGCCAGGGTGCTGTCACCGGGCAACCGGCTCGTCAATCTCGCCATCCAGGGTCCGAAGTCCCGAGACATCCTGCGCGACCTGGTGGTGACGCAGGCGACGCGTCCGGCGCTCGATGCCCTGAAATGGTTCGGCTTCACCATCGGACGCCTTGCTGAGCCAAGCGGTCCGTCGGTCATGGTGAGCCGATCCGGCTTCACCGGCGAGCTCGGTTACGAAATCTTCTGCGACCAGGACGATGCACTGACGGTCTGGGATCTTGTAATGGAGGCCGGTGCACCGCACGGGCTGGTACCCATGGGCTCCGAAGCGCTGGCCATGCTGCGGATCGAGGCCGGTCTCATGGTCGCCGGAGCGGAATTCGGGCCGGACAGCGACGCGCTTGAATCCGGCCTGGGCTTCGCCGTCGACTTCAAGAAGAAAGACTTCATCGGACGGGCCGCGCTTGAGCGCAATGCCACCGCCCCGCGCCGAACGCTGGTCGGTCTGACGTTCACGGGAAGCGAGGCTCCGGTGCACGGGGACCGGATCTTTGCCGGCCGGGAACAGGTCGGCGTGGTCACAAGCGGAACCTATTCGCCGGAACTGGGACACGCGATCGCCATGGCCAGGATCGCCGTCGAAAACGCCGAGGCCGGCGGCACTCTTGAGGCAGGCAAGCTCGACGGGCACATGAAGCGGCTGCCCTGCACCGTGGTCGACCTGCCGTTCCTCGATCCGAAACGGGAGAAGGCGCGCGCGTGA
- a CDS encoding LacI family DNA-binding transcriptional regulator, protein MEKRIGKIRDVARETGLSIATISRVMNGSAKVTEETRQRVEAACKKLNYFPNAAARSLSTNKTRTIATIIPNIEYSIYAKFISAIEQTLSERQYSLVLAISNGDEEMEVKEARKLLGMGSEAFILSGAQHSRELYELLEGRNIPYVFTSIWDPAISTPMIGYDNAGLAHAALTYLKSMGHSSIAVVHGPAGSSDRISARVAGARNACDTTMSVTFLETSLDASGGKQAVQALLERDTDVTAILCLSDVLALGAYFGLADAGLSIPREMSVMGFDNLDWSTEIVPPLTTTNLPARKMGRSVALQLMDLLDTNTGLQSTLLEGQIIERGSVLDI, encoded by the coding sequence TTGGAAAAGAGAATCGGCAAGATACGGGATGTGGCGCGGGAAACGGGGCTTTCGATCGCCACCATCTCCAGGGTGATGAACGGGTCTGCGAAAGTCACCGAAGAAACCCGCCAACGCGTTGAAGCCGCGTGCAAAAAGCTGAACTACTTTCCGAATGCTGCGGCCCGCTCGCTTTCGACAAACAAGACCAGAACGATCGCCACCATCATTCCGAACATCGAGTATTCGATTTACGCCAAGTTCATTTCGGCTATCGAACAGACCCTGTCCGAAAGACAGTATTCCCTTGTTCTTGCAATCTCGAACGGTGACGAAGAGATGGAAGTCAAGGAGGCGCGCAAGCTCCTCGGGATGGGGTCCGAAGCCTTCATTCTGAGCGGCGCGCAACACAGCCGGGAGCTTTATGAACTGCTTGAGGGCAGAAACATTCCGTACGTGTTTACTTCCATTTGGGATCCGGCAATTTCCACGCCCATGATCGGATATGACAATGCCGGTCTCGCCCACGCGGCCTTGACCTACCTGAAATCGATGGGGCATTCCAGCATTGCAGTCGTCCATGGTCCGGCCGGTTCGAGCGACAGGATCTCGGCACGCGTGGCAGGCGCACGCAACGCCTGCGACACCACGATGAGCGTCACCTTCCTGGAGACCAGCCTCGACGCCTCCGGAGGCAAACAGGCCGTTCAGGCGCTCCTGGAACGGGACACGGACGTCACCGCGATCCTGTGTCTGAGTGACGTGTTGGCACTTGGTGCCTATTTCGGACTTGCCGACGCCGGCCTTTCGATTCCCAGGGAGATGTCGGTCATGGGGTTCGACAACCTGGACTGGTCCACCGAAATCGTCCCGCCGCTGACGACCACAAATCTGCCGGCCCGGAAAATGGGACGCTCGGTTGCGCTGCAGCTCATGGACCTGCTGGACACGAACACGGGACTTCAATCGACCTTGCTCGAAGGGCAGATCATTGAAAGGGGTTCCGTTCTGGATATCTGA
- a CDS encoding arsinothricin resistance N-acetyltransferase ArsN1 family B yields the protein MTIRTATPDDGEILAEIYAPYVRDTVISFETECPNAAEMARRIAATLEIFPWLVHEQDGDVLGYAYAGKHRQRAAYQWSCDVTIYLAPRAQRRGIGRRLYKALFDILVRQGFAAAYAGITLPNEASVGIHEAMGFRPVGIYRGVGFKNGQWCDVGWWHLALQEPSTPPEDPIPFPELGTV from the coding sequence ATGACTATTCGCACCGCTACTCCAGACGATGGTGAAATCCTGGCTGAAATCTATGCGCCATACGTCAGGGACACCGTCATCTCCTTCGAGACGGAATGCCCGAACGCGGCGGAAATGGCCCGCCGGATCGCGGCGACCCTGGAGATATTCCCGTGGCTGGTCCATGAGCAGGACGGAGACGTCCTCGGTTATGCCTACGCCGGGAAGCACCGGCAGCGCGCGGCCTATCAATGGTCCTGCGACGTGACCATCTACCTGGCTCCGCGCGCGCAACGCCGCGGCATCGGACGCCGACTTTACAAGGCCCTGTTTGACATCCTTGTTCGGCAGGGCTTTGCCGCCGCCTATGCCGGGATAACACTGCCGAACGAAGCAAGTGTCGGCATCCATGAAGCCATGGGATTCCGGCCTGTCGGCATCTATCGGGGTGTCGGCTTCAAGAACGGTCAATGGTGCGACGTCGGCTGGTGGCATCTCGCCCTGCAGGAACCTTCAACCCCGCCCGAGGATCCGATCCCGTTTCCCGAGCTCGGGACGGTCTGA
- a CDS encoding ABC transporter substrate-binding protein, with translation MKKTFLKLTAASLALCAGLSAANAETLRWARAGDSLTLDPHAQNEGPTHALAHQMYEPLLQRDMEAKIIPALATSWEPTEDPNVWEFKLREGVKFHGGQDFTADDVVFSLKRAMMPTSAMKELLASVKDVRKVDDLTVQIETTGPNPLLPNNLTNLFIMDADWTLENGCEAPQDIANGGDNPCVRSVNGTGAFVLDSRKQDSKTVLKQNENYWGKGEFPMEVTEIIYTPIQEGATRVAALLSGEVDLIQDVPVQDLARVGETDGLKLNTAPQNRTIFFGMNLGADDLANDTVDGKNPLADKRVREAMNIAINRDAIKKVVMREQSAPTGVIMPPFVNGWTEALDAYPEYDVAKAKALMEEAGYGDGFGLTLNCPNDRYINDEAICQAAVGMLGQIGIKVNLDAKPKAQHFPLITNRETDFYMLGWGVPTFDSEYIFNFLVHTTTDKYGSWNGTGYSDAGIDAKIQSLASETDAEVRNATIGEIWDTAKAETLYLPIHNQVLNWGMKENVDFPVQPEDQPHFKFLTFNK, from the coding sequence ATGAAAAAGACATTCCTGAAGCTGACTGCCGCGAGCCTGGCGCTTTGTGCCGGCCTCAGCGCAGCCAATGCTGAAACACTTCGCTGGGCGCGCGCGGGCGACTCGCTGACGCTTGATCCGCATGCCCAGAACGAAGGCCCGACCCACGCCCTTGCGCACCAGATGTACGAGCCGCTCCTGCAGCGCGACATGGAAGCGAAGATCATCCCGGCGCTGGCAACCAGCTGGGAGCCGACAGAAGACCCGAACGTCTGGGAATTCAAGTTGCGTGAAGGCGTCAAGTTCCACGGCGGTCAGGACTTCACCGCCGATGATGTCGTCTTCTCGCTCAAACGCGCAATGATGCCGACCTCCGCGATGAAGGAGCTGCTGGCCTCCGTCAAGGACGTGCGCAAGGTTGACGATCTCACGGTGCAGATCGAGACCACCGGTCCGAATCCTCTGCTGCCGAACAACCTGACCAACCTCTTCATCATGGATGCGGACTGGACGCTTGAAAACGGTTGCGAAGCACCTCAGGATATTGCCAATGGCGGCGACAATCCGTGTGTGCGCTCTGTCAACGGCACCGGTGCCTTCGTACTGGACAGCCGCAAGCAGGACTCCAAGACGGTCCTGAAACAGAACGAAAACTACTGGGGCAAGGGTGAGTTCCCGATGGAAGTCACCGAGATCATTTATACGCCCATCCAGGAAGGCGCCACCCGCGTGGCGGCACTCCTGTCCGGCGAGGTTGATCTCATTCAGGACGTGCCTGTGCAGGACCTGGCGCGCGTTGGAGAAACCGATGGCCTCAAACTGAACACGGCGCCGCAGAACCGGACCATCTTCTTTGGCATGAATCTCGGTGCCGATGACCTGGCAAACGACACTGTCGACGGCAAGAACCCGCTCGCCGACAAGCGTGTCCGCGAGGCAATGAACATTGCCATCAACCGCGACGCCATCAAGAAGGTGGTGATGCGCGAGCAGTCCGCACCGACCGGCGTGATCATGCCTCCGTTCGTCAACGGCTGGACCGAAGCACTCGACGCTTATCCGGAATACGACGTCGCCAAGGCGAAGGCCCTGATGGAAGAGGCCGGTTACGGTGACGGCTTCGGGCTGACGCTCAACTGCCCGAACGACCGTTACATCAACGATGAGGCGATCTGTCAGGCCGCCGTCGGCATGCTCGGTCAAATCGGTATCAAGGTGAACCTTGACGCCAAGCCGAAAGCCCAGCACTTCCCGCTGATCACGAACCGGGAAACCGATTTCTACATGCTCGGCTGGGGCGTTCCGACCTTTGACTCGGAATACATCTTCAACTTCCTGGTCCACACTACCACCGACAAGTACGGCTCGTGGAACGGGACCGGTTATTCCGATGCCGGCATTGATGCCAAGATCCAAAGCCTGGCTTCGGAAACGGATGCGGAAGTCCGCAACGCCACGATCGGCGAAATCTGGGATACGGCGAAGGCGGAGACCCTTTATCTGCCGATCCATAACCAGGTGCTCAATTGGGGCATGAAGGAAAACGTTGACTTTCCGGTGCAGCCGGAAGACCAGCCGCACTTCAAGTTCCTGACCTTCAACAAGTAA
- a CDS encoding ABC transporter permease — protein MLAFIIRRLGQALLVLMAVGFISFAMFKFMGDPVENMLGQEATLADKAELEERLGLNDPIIVQYFRFLQRALSGDFGVSYRAGLPVGELILDRLPATLELALLSGVIAISLGFVLGVYTAIRRDGIAAHFIMTASLVGVSLPTFLIGVFLIWLFAVNLGWLPAFGRGETRSLFGVDLAILTWNGFKSMILPAVTLGLYQMTLIMRLVRSEMLEVLRTDYIRFARARGLSQKTVNFGHAMKNTLVPVITVTGLQFGSIVAFAIITESVFQWPGVGLLFINAVSFVDIPVMSAYLLLVAVIFVTINLIVDLLYFTIDPRLSVSKN, from the coding sequence ATGCTTGCTTTCATCATACGACGCCTGGGGCAGGCCTTGCTTGTCCTGATGGCAGTTGGTTTCATTTCATTCGCCATGTTCAAGTTCATGGGCGACCCTGTCGAGAACATGCTGGGGCAGGAAGCGACCCTTGCCGACAAGGCTGAACTGGAAGAGCGGCTCGGCTTGAACGATCCGATAATCGTCCAGTATTTCCGTTTTTTGCAGCGTGCGCTTTCCGGAGACTTCGGCGTGTCCTACCGGGCTGGACTCCCCGTTGGAGAGCTCATCCTCGACCGGCTGCCGGCAACGCTTGAACTTGCGCTCCTGTCCGGCGTGATCGCCATATCCCTCGGCTTCGTGCTGGGTGTCTACACGGCGATCCGGCGGGATGGAATTGCGGCCCATTTCATCATGACGGCGTCCCTGGTCGGAGTGTCCCTGCCGACATTCCTGATCGGCGTTTTCCTGATCTGGCTCTTTGCGGTCAATCTCGGCTGGCTACCCGCATTCGGGCGAGGCGAAACACGAAGTCTTTTTGGCGTTGATTTGGCCATCCTGACCTGGAACGGCTTCAAGTCGATGATCCTGCCCGCCGTCACGCTCGGGCTTTACCAGATGACATTGATCATGCGTCTCGTGCGGTCGGAAATGCTCGAGGTGCTGAGGACGGATTACATCCGCTTTGCGCGGGCACGCGGCCTCAGCCAGAAAACCGTCAATTTCGGCCATGCCATGAAAAACACGCTTGTCCCTGTAATCACGGTAACAGGCCTGCAATTCGGATCGATCGTCGCCTTCGCGATCATCACCGAAAGCGTGTTCCAGTGGCCCGGCGTCGGACTCCTGTTCATCAACGCCGTAAGCTTCGTCGACATCCCCGTCATGTCGGCCTACCTGCTTCTCGTCGCGGTGATCTTCGTGACCATCAACCTGATCGTCGACCTGCTCTACTTCACGATCGATCCGCGCCTGAGCGTGAGCAAGAACTGA
- a CDS encoding ABC transporter permease, translated as MDIQTPKGASARPEFTEAAATSTWQRWMNSDIWHSYKSSPVIIVSSLTFLLLVLGALLSPLISPYTPFDPASLNLMNGFTKPMSANEFTGDYFLLGTDDQGRDVLSTILFGLRISLFVGVVAVLFAMTLGVVLGLLSGYAGGWLDGIIMRIADIQMTFPSIMVAMLLYGIGKGLIPPDLRDEMAIWVLIISIGLSEWVQFARTVRGATMVERQKEYVQAGNLIGLTRWSIMLRHILPNVTGPILVIATISLALAIIAEATLSFLGVGAPKTEPSLGTLINVGRQYILSGEWWILLFPSLTLLALALSVNLFGDWLRDILNPKLR; from the coding sequence ATGGACATCCAGACCCCCAAAGGAGCCTCGGCCCGGCCCGAATTCACCGAAGCGGCCGCCACATCCACGTGGCAGCGCTGGATGAACTCGGACATATGGCACTCCTACAAGTCGTCGCCGGTCATCATCGTGTCGTCGCTGACCTTCCTGCTTCTCGTGCTGGGCGCATTGCTGTCCCCGCTCATCTCGCCCTACACGCCCTTCGACCCGGCCAGTCTCAACCTGATGAACGGCTTCACCAAGCCGATGTCGGCGAACGAGTTCACCGGAGACTACTTTCTCCTTGGAACCGACGACCAGGGCCGCGATGTGCTGTCGACGATCCTGTTTGGCCTGCGCATTTCCCTGTTCGTCGGGGTTGTCGCCGTTCTCTTCGCCATGACCCTCGGCGTGGTACTCGGTCTCCTGTCCGGCTATGCCGGCGGCTGGCTGGATGGCATCATCATGCGCATCGCCGATATCCAGATGACCTTCCCGTCCATCATGGTCGCCATGCTGCTCTACGGGATCGGCAAGGGCCTCATACCGCCCGATCTCAGGGATGAAATGGCAATCTGGGTGCTGATCATCTCGATCGGCCTGTCGGAATGGGTCCAGTTTGCGAGAACCGTCCGCGGCGCGACCATGGTCGAGCGCCAGAAGGAATATGTGCAGGCCGGCAATCTGATCGGACTGACCCGCTGGAGCATCATGCTCCGTCACATTCTGCCGAACGTCACCGGCCCGATCCTCGTCATCGCCACGATCAGTCTCGCGCTGGCCATCATCGCGGAAGCGACGCTGAGTTTCCTCGGCGTGGGTGCGCCAAAGACCGAACCCTCGCTCGGCACGCTGATCAATGTCGGCCGTCAGTACATCCTGTCCGGTGAATGGTGGATCCTGCTGTTCCCCTCGCTCACCCTTCTGGCACTGGCTTTGTCCGTCAACCTCTTCGGCGACTGGCTGCGTGACATCCTGAACCCAAAACTGCGGTAG